In Sebaldella termitidis ATCC 33386, one DNA window encodes the following:
- a CDS encoding sodium:solute symporter family protein has translation MGINYTVIVIVVVYLIAMLLIGWYSYTKISSNEDFMVAGRRLGPVLMAGTLAATEIGGGSSLGVVEKAYGDWGMGASWYIITMAITFGFLTFLGSKFRQSMVKTVPEYFRRRYGRSSGAITSVIMIIPLIGLTATQFIASSTIISVMLGVDYKIAVILVSVVVTIYAVMGGLWSVTLTDFVQVFLIVFGMMIAIPFALKTVGGWDNVVATLPKEKFYMVNSSINSKTIISLIVMYLASFTVGQEAVSRYYAARDDKAAVQGSLLAGLINIIYAFIPTVLGLITLALVTNGTIPKDIIMKDGPKYALPLLAMHTMPSVVIGLLFAGIISATMSSADSDLLGAGSIFGNDIYKIYIKPDATSSEVMRTTKITMLVIGFLAMLVALMNKGSLIKLLTLSFTLRAAGAFFPYVMGHYWKKASAVGTVASLLLGSFITLYVEINKITIFGLKEPIIPGLAVSFLAFFILTFLFPNKKNSTELAGEEEF, from the coding sequence ATGGGAATAAATTATACGGTTATTGTAATTGTAGTAGTTTACTTGATCGCAATGCTTCTTATTGGATGGTATTCGTATACAAAGATATCAAGTAATGAGGATTTTATGGTAGCAGGAAGAAGACTGGGGCCGGTACTTATGGCCGGAACACTTGCAGCTACTGAAATAGGAGGGGGAAGCTCGCTGGGTGTAGTGGAAAAGGCTTACGGCGACTGGGGAATGGGAGCTTCATGGTATATAATTACTATGGCGATAACATTTGGTTTTCTTACTTTTCTTGGTTCAAAATTCAGACAGTCAATGGTCAAAACTGTTCCGGAATATTTCAGAAGAAGATACGGGAGAAGCTCCGGAGCAATCACTTCCGTAATCATGATAATTCCACTTATAGGTCTTACAGCAACACAATTTATAGCATCCTCTACAATTATATCGGTAATGCTGGGAGTAGATTATAAAATAGCAGTTATACTTGTATCAGTAGTGGTAACAATTTATGCAGTCATGGGCGGTCTTTGGAGTGTAACGCTTACAGATTTTGTTCAGGTATTTCTGATTGTATTCGGAATGATGATTGCAATACCGTTTGCATTAAAGACTGTAGGCGGCTGGGATAATGTAGTGGCTACTCTTCCAAAAGAAAAATTTTATATGGTTAACAGCAGTATTAATTCCAAAACTATAATTTCATTAATTGTAATGTATCTGGCATCATTTACCGTAGGGCAGGAAGCTGTGTCAAGATATTATGCAGCAAGGGATGACAAGGCTGCTGTACAGGGTTCGCTTCTTGCAGGACTCATAAATATAATATATGCTTTTATCCCTACAGTTCTGGGTTTAATTACGCTAGCACTGGTGACAAACGGGACAATACCAAAAGATATAATAATGAAAGACGGTCCGAAGTACGCACTGCCGCTTTTGGCCATGCATACAATGCCTTCAGTGGTAATAGGACTTTTATTTGCCGGAATAATATCTGCAACTATGTCAAGTGCCGATTCTGATTTGCTAGGAGCCGGATCAATATTTGGAAATGATATATATAAAATATATATAAAGCCTGATGCAACAAGCAGCGAAGTAATGAGAACCACAAAAATAACAATGCTTGTTATAGGTTTTCTGGCTATGCTAGTAGCACTTATGAATAAAGGTAGTCTGATAAAGCTTCTGACGCTGTCATTTACTTTACGTGCAGCAGGAGCATTTTTCCCGTATGTTATGGGGCATTACTGGAAAAAGGCCTCGGCTGTGGGGACAGTAGCATCATTATTACTGGGTAGTTTCATTACACTATATGTGGAGATAAATAAAATAACAATTTTTGGATTAAAGGAGCCGATAATACCGGGACTGGCAGTCAGCTTTCTGGCATTTTTTATACTGACATTTTTGTTTCCGAATAAAAAGAACAGCACGGAATTAGCCGGAGAAGAAGAGTTTTAA
- a CDS encoding putative ABC transporter permease: MTKFYSEVILFFFIYSVMGWLWETIYCSLKAGKFIYRGFLIGPYCPIYGFGIIMVLYFIEPFHNNLILLYIFSTIIVTLLEFFTSYFLEKIFHTTWWDYHNVPFNIQGRIALPVSAFWGIGCVLVVRVIQPFVTKIVEMLYNSFGIIIPSAILCLMAVDTVFSLLNMFSLQNFLKDFHSKLEGQAKNLKSSLKVRSQHFSDFIELEINKKNELKEKIREKRIHEKENLELKLNTRKLKFNERRLLNAFPNVKLKRLSELKNPRDLLLKLDKIKK, translated from the coding sequence ATGACAAAATTTTACAGCGAAGTTATTCTTTTCTTCTTTATTTACTCTGTCATGGGATGGCTGTGGGAAACCATTTACTGCTCCTTAAAAGCCGGTAAATTCATATACCGGGGATTCCTAATCGGACCATACTGTCCGATCTATGGTTTTGGAATTATTATGGTTTTATATTTTATAGAACCATTTCATAATAATCTCATACTTTTGTATATTTTTTCTACGATTATTGTTACTCTGCTTGAATTTTTTACTTCTTACTTTCTGGAAAAAATTTTTCATACAACATGGTGGGATTATCATAACGTACCATTTAATATTCAAGGCAGAATAGCCCTGCCTGTCTCTGCTTTCTGGGGAATCGGCTGTGTTCTTGTAGTCAGGGTTATTCAGCCTTTTGTTACCAAAATAGTGGAAATGCTCTATAATTCTTTTGGCATAATTATTCCTTCGGCAATTTTATGTTTGATGGCCGTTGATACTGTATTTTCACTGCTTAATATGTTTTCATTACAAAATTTCCTTAAAGATTTTCATTCTAAACTGGAGGGGCAGGCAAAAAATCTAAAGTCGTCTCTCAAAGTCAGATCACAGCACTTTAGTGATTTTATAGAGCTGGAAATTAACAAGAAAAATGAGCTTAAAGAAAAAATAAGAGAGAAAAGAATACATGAAAAGGAAAATTTGGAATTAAAGCTGAACACGCGTAAATTAAAGTTCAATGAACGAAGATTGCTAAATGCTTTTCCTAATGTAAAATTAAAAAGATTATCTGAATTAAAAAATCCAAGAGACCTTCTGCTAAAACTGGACAAAATTAAAAAATAG
- a CDS encoding FxLYD domain-containing protein translates to MSRKFLLILGLTVFLLLLAGCNSDKTDTDSNKEKNMSSEDEYEIRDIRMGINDSGKFTVIGKLKNKGIKKEYTEILIPCYDKNGAELEKAFDSSENIDSGGEWKFHAVYSGDGIPAVCRPEEVEVITY, encoded by the coding sequence ATGAGCAGAAAATTTTTACTGATTTTGGGATTAACGGTATTTTTACTATTACTAGCAGGGTGCAACAGCGATAAAACTGATACAGATTCAAATAAAGAAAAAAATATGTCTTCCGAGGATGAATATGAAATTAGGGATATAAGAATGGGAATTAATGATTCGGGAAAATTTACAGTAATTGGAAAGCTTAAAAATAAAGGGATAAAGAAAGAATATACAGAGATTTTGATCCCGTGCTATGATAAAAACGGGGCAGAATTGGAAAAAGCCTTTGACAGTTCTGAAAATATAGATTCAGGCGGGGAATGGAAATTTCATGCTGTATATTCGGGAGATGGTATTCCGGCAGTGTGCAGACCGGAAGAAGTTGAAGTGATCACTTATTAG
- a CDS encoding MerR family transcriptional regulator: MKYYKIGEVSKKTELSRDTLRYYEKIGLIRQLEKDSSGRKKYSEGDIAWIEFLKRLKTTRMSLKDIGRYAELRYAGDQTSGERKKLLAKQLEKIIEEMERLTETKEILVEKIKVYNETEKKQQKLTQ; encoded by the coding sequence ATGAAGTATTATAAAATAGGCGAGGTTTCTAAAAAAACAGAATTAAGCAGGGATACACTAAGGTATTATGAAAAAATAGGCTTAATAAGACAGCTGGAAAAAGATAGTTCAGGAAGAAAAAAATATTCTGAAGGGGATATAGCATGGATTGAGTTTCTGAAAAGGCTGAAGACTACAAGAATGTCACTGAAGGATATAGGAAGATACGCCGAGCTTAGATATGCCGGAGATCAGACTTCCGGTGAACGTAAAAAACTGCTTGCAAAGCAGCTTGAAAAAATAATAGAGGAAATGGAAAGGCTCACAGAAACAAAGGAAATATTAGTAGAGAAAATAAAAGTATATAATGAGACAGAAAAAAAACAGCAAAAATTAACACAATGA
- a CDS encoding MATE family efflux transporter has protein sequence MEKIYRKVILMEKYGKLGNENVVKLLFEFSVPAVIAGMIAALYTVIDRIFIGRFVGEIEFSGVSATFPIMIFYIAFASLIGIGASASISLNLGRGNKKRAEHILGNAFSCFNILGILIIVFNYVFLDQILRAFGVTENTFIHAKSFMIYLIPTCYMTFLTYGFAGVIRAEGNPKTAMNINIAGALINIILDPLFIIVFKMGVAGAAIATLISNLAAALLVIYHFTYSKKSSLKIRRKYFKLNAKILNQIVKIGISPFILQVSLCLVGLAANNMIKIYGNDYDFGIYGVLNTYLIVIFSVVLGISQGAQPIIGYNYGMKNYRRVEEALFKSMSFTTVFSILCLVITLIFSRELSGIFVKDEIIINRTAPALIMFLMSLPVYGILIIGVDFFQVVEEAKTSSILFFMRHFVLALGTMFLLPVLIGISGVWLSRTISDFIYLPAVLYCQWKWLKKLKFKIKEQQQNVK, from the coding sequence ATGGAAAAGATATACAGAAAGGTAATTTTAATGGAAAAATACGGAAAATTAGGCAATGAGAATGTAGTAAAGCTGTTATTTGAATTCTCGGTTCCTGCGGTTATTGCAGGAATGATAGCAGCACTTTATACAGTAATAGACAGAATATTCATAGGGAGATTTGTAGGGGAAATAGAATTTTCCGGAGTATCTGCCACATTTCCCATAATGATTTTTTATATAGCATTTGCTTCATTAATAGGTATAGGGGCAAGTGCAAGCATATCTCTGAATCTCGGAAGAGGGAATAAGAAAAGAGCAGAGCATATTTTGGGAAATGCCTTTTCATGCTTTAATATACTGGGAATATTAATTATAGTATTTAATTATGTTTTTCTAGATCAGATATTACGCGCATTCGGGGTAACGGAAAATACTTTTATACATGCGAAATCTTTTATGATATATCTCATTCCTACATGTTATATGACATTTCTTACATATGGCTTCGCAGGTGTAATAAGGGCAGAAGGAAATCCCAAAACCGCAATGAATATCAATATAGCGGGGGCATTAATTAATATAATTCTGGATCCTCTGTTTATAATAGTATTCAAAATGGGTGTGGCAGGAGCAGCAATAGCTACGCTGATATCAAATCTTGCAGCAGCTTTGCTTGTAATATATCATTTTACTTATTCAAAAAAATCTTCTTTAAAAATAAGAAGAAAGTACTTTAAATTAAACGCAAAAATACTGAATCAGATAGTGAAAATAGGCATTTCACCTTTTATACTGCAGGTTTCATTATGTCTTGTAGGTCTTGCTGCTAATAATATGATAAAAATTTATGGTAATGACTATGATTTTGGAATTTACGGGGTTTTGAATACTTATCTGATAGTTATATTTTCTGTAGTACTTGGAATAAGTCAGGGAGCACAGCCGATAATAGGTTATAATTATGGAATGAAGAATTACAGACGTGTGGAGGAAGCATTATTTAAATCAATGAGCTTTACTACTGTTTTTTCCATATTATGTCTTGTGATAACACTTATTTTTTCAAGAGAATTATCTGGTATATTTGTAAAAGATGAAATAATTATAAACAGAACAGCACCAGCACTAATAATGTTTTTAATGTCTCTGCCTGTATACGGAATTCTGATTATAGGAGTTGATTTCTTTCAGGTAGTGGAGGAGGCTAAAACTTCCAGTATTTTATTCTTTATGAGACATTTTGTACTTGCTCTGGGAACTATGTTTTTACTTCCGGTATTAATAGGAATAAGCGGTGTATGGCTTTCAAGAACAATTTCTGATTTTATTTATCTTCCGGCAGTTCTGTATTGTCAATGGAAGTGGCTGAAAAAACTGAAATTTAAGATAAAGGAACAGCAGCAGAATGTAAAATAA
- a CDS encoding GNAT family N-acetyltransferase, translating to MKIEYRIDIRKFSEKDFQKYFQLVSNEKIMSMITGRALQREEAEERYRRLLNGNKIHEAFGSFMILEKKSGCFLGYGKMVLDTENKAEAETGYMLFPEYWGRGYATEITKLLVEKAEKTGILDRVTAIIDPENTASRNVLLKNGFVSEKICDIDGLPGEILCKRLK from the coding sequence ATGAAAATAGAGTACAGAATAGATATAAGAAAGTTTTCTGAAAAAGATTTTCAGAAATATTTTCAGCTTGTCAGCAATGAAAAAATCATGTCAATGATAACAGGAAGAGCTCTGCAGCGTGAAGAAGCAGAGGAAAGATACAGAAGACTTCTTAATGGAAATAAGATACATGAAGCTTTCGGAAGCTTTATGATTTTGGAGAAGAAAAGCGGGTGCTTTTTGGGATACGGGAAAATGGTGCTGGATACAGAAAATAAAGCAGAAGCAGAAACAGGATATATGCTGTTTCCTGAATATTGGGGAAGAGGCTATGCTACTGAAATAACAAAGCTGCTCGTGGAAAAAGCTGAAAAAACCGGAATACTGGACAGAGTGACAGCAATTATCGATCCTGAAAATACAGCTTCCAGAAATGTTTTGTTAAAAAACGGCTTTGTTTCTGAAAAAATATGTGATATTGACGGACTTCCGGGTGAAATTCTCTGTAAAAGACTAAAATAG